A single genomic interval of Centropristis striata isolate RG_2023a ecotype Rhode Island chromosome 8, C.striata_1.0, whole genome shotgun sequence harbors:
- the LOC131975915 gene encoding NF-kappa-B inhibitor delta produces the protein MHFDKSPKEKPCCTLPTVKKLLEQKRRRETSSCSTASTSPAPPTTVSQLSPAESFTCTGASSSYSDMAVSYEWTPAPESTLSYYPSHPGPSYAATYNSLQMPSEYGTPQQGPGYLDTMSQTYECPMAVTDPSLASSWSLMGPGPTAQLSFSSQMDPTKLDEARMLLQGMDYSRATGQDEDGDTILHIYTAKGLRECAFAAAEKLRDVGRLDAKEHKGKTALLVAVTANQPEIVQDLLSFGSDINACDVKGQTALHLAAHYGLPGVLQVILSSRPPVNLEARNFEGMTPLHCAAISHSVTMKALSSSGLADVVLQTKAVEKLSCVQMLLSAGASLLSQEIKSNKTVLHLAVKEGNIDLVTYLLRIPLPNMKDFVNMKAHGHTALHMAAGLHGNPHQEEIMQLLLHRGADPSTRNLENDQPAHLLQSGPQGDKLKLMLKKRSASSRRRIVSLQDQE, from the exons ATGCACTTTGATAAAT cgCCAAAAGAGAAGCCGTGTTGCACTCTGCCCACAGTGAAGAAACTCTTGGAGCAGAAGAGAAGACGTGAGACGTCGTCCTGCTCTACGGCCAGCACCAGTCCTGCTCCTCCTACTACTGTTTCA CAGCTGTCTCCAGCAGAATCATTTACCTGTACAG GTGCATCCAGCAGCTACTCAGACATGGCAGTGAGCTATGAGTGGACCCCAGCACCAGAGTCTACCCTCAGTTACTACCCCAGTCATCCAGGTCCCAGCTACGCTGCAACCTACAACAGCCTCCAGATGCCCTCTGAGTATGGCACACCACAGCAGGGCCCCGGATATCTAGACACGATGTCTCAAACATAC GAGTGCCCGATGGCGGTCACAGATCCCAGTCTGGCTTCTTCTTGGTCACTGATGGGTCCCGGTCCGACCGCACAGCTGAGTTTTAGTTCTCAGATGGACCCCACCAAGCTGGACGAGGCCAGGATGCTGCTCCAAGGGATGGACTACAGCAGAGCGACTGGACAGGACGAAGACGGAGACAC CATCCTGCATATCTACACTGCCAAGGGGCTCCGGGAGTGTGCCTTCGCTGCTGCAGAGAAGCTGAGGGATGTCGGCAGGCTTGATGCCAAAGAACACAAGGGAAAG ACTGCGTTACTGGTGGCAGTGACGGCAAACCAGCCGGAAATTGTGCAAGATCTGCTGTCGTTTGGATCAGACATCAACGCCTGCGACGTTAAAGGACAAACTGCCCTCCACCTGGCTGCTCACTATGGTTTACCTGGAGTTCTGCAG gtAATTCTGTCCAGCAGGCCGCCTGTCAACCTGGAGGCTCGCAATTTTGAGG GTATGACTCCTCTGCACTGTGCAGCGATTTCTCACAGCGTCACCATGAAGGCGTTGTCCAGCAGCGGACTGGCAGATGTTGTTCTGCAGACCAAGGCTGTGGAGAAGCTCTCCTGTGTGCAGATGCTCCTCAGTGCTGGGGCGTCCCTGCTCAGTCAG GAAATCAAAAGTAACAAGACTGTACTGCACTTGGCAGTAAAAGAGGGGAACATCGATCTGGTGACTTATCTGCTGAGGATTCCCCTGCCCAACATGAAAGACTTTGTCAACATGAAA GCGCATGGTCACACAGCTTTACACATGGCAGCTGGTCTCCATGGTAACCCTCACCAGGAGGAGAtcatgcagctgctgctgcacagaggAGCTGATCCCAGCACCCGCAACCTGGAGAACGACCAGCCAGCTCACCTGCTGCAGAGCGGCCCGCAGGGAGACAAG CTCAAGCTCATGCTGAAGAAACGGAGTGCTTCCTCTCGTCGACGTATCGTGTCCTTGCAGGACCAGGAATGA